The region TGTTAAAGCTGCAGAATCTTAGCGCTGGGTATAATGAGGAAAATATTATACGTGATATTTCCTTTGAGGTCGGTGCAGGGGAAATTTTCGCGCTGGTTGGTGAATCCGGTTCTGGTAAATCTACTGTTCTAAAGTCTATAATGGGACTTCCTTCCAATGGAGTACGGACTTCCTGCGGTTCTATAATCTTCAACGATTTGAATATGGCTGAACTCTCAACTGAGCAGCGGCGGAAACTGCTGGGTAAAAAAATGTGCACAGTTTTCCAGAATCCTGCTACTTCCTTAAATCCCATACGGAAAATACGCAGTCAGTTTCTGGATTCCATGCGTAGCCATAAACAGATTGAGACCCAAGAAGCTCTTGTTGTAATGCGCACCGTCTTCAGCAAATTGGGACTGGGTGATGCTGACCGAGTGCTGGAATGCTGCCCTTTTGAACTTTCAGGGGGGATGTGCCAGCGTATTGCTATAGCTCTGGCGATGGTAATGGAACCTGTCCTTATTCTGGCTGATGAGCCTACCAGTGCTTTGGATGTTATGAATCAACGGCAGGTTATTGAGGAATTCCTTATCCTGCGTGAAGAATGCGGCGCATCAATCATTCTGGTGACCCACAATATAGCTCTTGCTTCGCAAATAGCAGACAGGGTTGCTATTATGCACCGTGGTGAGATTGTTGAATACGGGCTAACCAAACAGGTTCTCACCTCACCACAGCACGCATATACTAAAAAGTTAATATCCGACGTACCGCGCATCCGGAAAGTTCTTCCAGCCCATAATTTTACTTCCGAACTCCTTGAAGTGAGCAGTGTAACAAAGCGGTACAGCATTGCCGAGCGAACAATAGACGCGGTGCAGGACATCGGGTTTACACTTGCCCGAGGCGAGGTGTTAGGAATTGTGGGAGAATCCGGCTCAGGCAAAAGCACTCTTTCCAGACAACTCTTGCAATTGGAGAAAACGGATGAGGGGAGCATTCAATACGAAGGAGACGAAATTACTGCAATGAGCAGGAAGAAATTACGTACTCTTTATCGTCGGGCACAGATGGTGTTCCAGATTCCGCTTACCTCTTTTGATCAGAATAAACGAATTCGTGTAACCATGAGAGATGCTGTACGCAATCTTACCGATCGGAAAACTAAACATACAGCTGATATGTATATTAACGAACTGATGAATAGGGTCGGACTTGATTCTGATTTGGCGGATCGCTTTCCTTGGGAACTATCAGGAGGGCAGTGTCAACGTGCTGCTATTGCCCGTGCCCTGATTGCCAAGCCTGAACTCCTCATTTGTGACGAGGCTACCAGTGCGCTTGATGTTTCTTCTCAGGCCCGTATTGTGGATCTTCTGCGGTTTTTGGTTCAAGACAGTGACATGAGTATGATATTTATTTCTCACGATATTGCGTTGGTGAGTGGCCTCTGCAACACAATGATGGTGATGAAAAATGGGCGGTGTGTTGAATATGGCTCAGTAGAAAAAATAACTACCACTCCAGAGAACCAATATACAATAGAATTATTGAAGGCATCTTCTTTTCATTAAGTGAGCTTTCCTCCTTGGGAGCCGCTTAGCCTTCAATTGGATAATTATCATTTACTATATAGCAGTCTCGGTGAGATTTCTCCTTAAGTGTTGATTGCATCAGGAATGCTTCTGGGTGAGTTTTGTTCTTCAGTTCACCCCGACTTCTCTTTTCCCATTCATCATAGTATGATAAATAGGTTGTTAAAAGCCTAGGTATTAATGTCAGAAGACATACCAATCGACGTGATCAGGAGGACATCATAATGGATAAGAATATAGTGGATCGTGCAGCCGGAGCGATCATGGGTGCATGGATTGGAGATGCTCTAGGAGTTGGCCCTCACTGGTATTATGACCTGTCCGAATTGCGACAAGATTACGGTGAGTGGGTGGATGGCTACACCGCCCCAAAACCGGGACGGTACCATGAAGGATTGAAAGCGGGGCAACTTTCTCAGTCCGGTGTTATCCTTAAACTTATGGTTAGCTCTTTGGTGGAGAGCGGCTCTTATGATGAAGCGGACTTCTGCCGTAGGATGGATACAGAACTTTTCCCGCTCCTCAATGGCGAACCCGCTTCCGGTCCGGGAGGATACACCAGTCAATCCATCCGTGAGGCATGGAGGAGGAGAGTTGAACAGAAACTTCCGTGGGGCGAAACCGCAGGCCATGCCGATACGACTGAAGCCATTGAACGCACCCTTGCCATTGGGGTTCGCTACTCGTTAGATCTCAGCAGACTGGCCAGCTTCGTCAGTAACAATGCGGCTCTGACACAGTTCGATGATGTTGTTCTGTCAATGACAGTAGCATACTCTTCGGTACTAGCTATGCTCATTCAGGGGAACCGTCTTGAGCCTGACATTTCCGACAAGCTGATGAATCTGGTGAAGGATGGTACCCTGCCATTTCACGCAGTCACTAGAAAAGGGCTCAAACCTCCCCAGCCCGGTGACCCTGATCCTCCGCGAGCAGGGCGCTTTGCTTCACCTGACGCTCTGCTTTCTCCGGGATATATGGCTATGGCTGCGACTGATCCAGACATCAAAATCGAGCCCGCATGGAAAGTTTCAATTGTCTATGGGATGCCGTGCGCTATTTACCACATGCTTCCTGCAGCATATTATCTCGCGTCCAGATTCAGGAATGACTTTGAGTCAGCGGTGCTCCACGCCATCAACGGAGGAGGACAGAATCAGGTCCGCGCTATTCTGACTGGTTCTCTTGTGGGAGCTCAGGTCGGCCTCTCGGGCATCCCTTCACGTTTTCTGGAGCAACTGGAAGGGGGTGAAGAGTTGCAAAATCTTGCCATCAGGTTGGCTGAACAGGCGGCGCAGCTCAAAAGCAACTAGTTTCCACGCAAAGAAAAGGATCTTCATGAGCACGCAAAAATACGAACACACTGTCCTTTATATCTCACACGGTGCCGGTCCCATGCCCATTCTGGGTGACGGACGGCACGAGGAGCTGGTGGAAAATCTGAAACTGTTGAGCGCTAAGATTAAAAAGCCCTCCGCTATTATCGTCGTCAGCGCACACTGGGAGGAGAATGTTCCTACAATAACGGCCAGCGGCAACCCGTCGCTCTTGTATGACTACTACGGCTTTCCCGAAGCAGCCTATGATATTGCTTACCCAGCCATGGGACATCCTCCCCTCGCTCAGTCCATTCATGAAGCTCTGGTAGCAGGGGGCATAGAAAGTCGTTTAGACACCGAACGCGGCTTTGACCATGGTATGTTCATACCGCTCAAGATTATGTATCCTGAGGCGGATATCCCTTGCGTGCAGGTGTCGCTCGTCAAAGATCTGGCTCCAGCTATTCATATTGCACTTGGTGAAGCCTTGTCCACGATCGAGCACGAAAATATGCTCATCCTTGGGTCGGGATTCTCTTTTCACAACATGAAAGCTTTTTTTGCTCCAGAAACCTCGGAAACAAGAGGGTGGAATGAAGCGTTCGAGCGATGGCTTATAGAAACATGCGCGGATAAGGAACTTGACGAAAAGGCGAGAATTGCTCGGCTGCTTAACTGGGAGTCCGCACCTCACGCACGGTACTGTCACCCTCGCGAGGAACATCTATTGCCGCTACATGTCTGCTACGGCGCAGCAAACCGTTCTAGCAGTGAGTGCTTTGAACTGGAAATTTTCGGCAAAAAAGGGAGCACCTATCTTTGGTAGCTCTTTCATGTACGCACTGCGCGCAATACCGGACTATATAATATAAACTAAATTTTATATCATATAATAGGGTGTTATGCGTGGAACCTCCCTCGCATGGTATTCAAGAGGTTAAGAACTAATTCTTGTTCATATTTAGCTTATATTTCAATGTATTAATGGTGTATTATGAGTTTATTTTGCTTTTACGTCATTTATGTTTTAGCAATAGAAAAGCAGCCTCATTTGAAGCGGGTTTTTGTGTTTGCATGACTTGCAAGGTGTTGAGTCGCTGTAGAGATGATAGTTCTAATTATCAAAAAGTCTTAAATAAGGGATTAGAAATGAATCTAGAAGGAATTTATGAGACAATTGCGAAGATCGGACATCTTACTTGTACGACCCTTAAAGATGCTACGATGTATAGTCGGATCATTGGCTTTTGTGGAAGTGATAATGACGGTATTTATTTTCTAACCATGACCGTGAAGCCTTTTTATAGACAGCTAAAAGCTAACCCGCAGGTATCGTTGTGCGGGATTTATCCATCCGCAAGGAAAGAAGGGAAAAATAAGGTCGGTCAGCCATACACTAGACCAGGATTCTTTCTTCGTATCACGGGTGAAGCGAGAGAAATCACACAGGATGAGGTGCACGAAAAGGCTGCTAGCGGTAGCGAGTTACACAAGTACGCACTTGAGGACATAGAGCGTTATCCAGCCATGAGACTTTTCTGCATTTTTAAGGGTAAGGGTGAATTGTATGATTATGATTTCGAGATGGAAAATCGGGATCATAAACTTTTACGTGAACGGTTTGCATTTGGCGGGGAGACATTCAACACCTCTGGTGCTCGCATCGACCCTGCAAAATGTATTGCCTGCGGGGAGTGTTTTGAGGTTTGCAGTTTTAAGGCTATCGAGCCTGGAGATGTCTATCGAGTTCGGAACGAACGGTGTGATGAGTGCGGAAGTTGTATCTTAGCATGTCCGCATGAAGCTATTGATCTCCCGATGACATTGTAATCAAAAAGCATATACAGACTGACTTTGATGCCTACTTAATCAACGGTCTTTTTTGCCTATTATTAATTGTTTTATTACGGAGCCAGCAAATTGTTGGGCTTATCTTTTTCGTTCTAGACACGAGTGCTTTGAACTTGAAGTTATCAGCAAAAAAGGAAGCACCTATCTCTGGTAGCATCTTCATATACGTATTGCATTCAATACCGGATTATACAATATAAATTCAATTTTATAATGATATAATAAGATGTTATCTGTATAAGTCTTCGAATGGCATTCAAGAGGTTAAGAGTTCAATTCTCTTCAGTTTCACTCTTTTTGGTGAACAAAAAAAACCGATTAAGCGTAAAAGCTTAGTCGGTTTTTTTGTGTGTCTAATGCGGGCAGTAAAAGTAATAGTCATCGATCTAGGCGATGATAAGTAATCCGATCAATATCGAAAAACGTTTCATAATTATTGATCATAAAATTATCCAACTCAGTGTGATTCATATTACCAAATATAGTTGCTTTGACTATTTTTACCTTTTGCAGTGTTCTTTTTAAGTGCTGTAAACAGAATTAATCAGGTTTTATAAATATATATTTTATACTAAAACAGTATGCAGTATGTAGCTAGGTACTCACATAATATATATAAAATACATATGCCATATTGTGTGCGATATTTAGGTTGGTGTCACGAATACTATTAAAGGCGTGACTTGATTGTAAACATTATAAACTGTGTTTATACATCCATCTTAAAAGGAGATTGTATGGAATATAAAAATACTAAATATATTATTGATATTAAACTTATATTATAAAATATATTTAGTTCATTATTTAGTGATGATTTTGCGTAAATATTTATTATTTTGTATCCACAAAATTATTCTTATCTCTAATTTGTTTTTTTTTGATTGCATTATAATAATATACTGCAATCAATAGGGGGTGTTTTGAATAAAATTAGCTTATTGTTAACTGTGTGTGCATTAGTGTTATTATTAGGATTTCCGCATAATAGCTATGCTGAAACTCAGGTGAATGAAAATAATAACATAGAGAAGAGTTCTAAAGATAATGCTAAAGCTAAAAAAGTCATGAAAAAAAAAGGCATAATGGATAAATGTATTGGCCTTGTTAACATGTCAAACGGTATAGTGCTTCCTAAAGGTAAATTTGTAACCAACATTAAGTATCGCTACGTTCATAAAGACTCGCTCTATGATGGAAGTCATAAGATGAACGGTAATTATGGTGGAAAGTATTCACGAATCAATCAGTCCGTACAGTTAACAGCAAAGGCCGGACTTTTTAAAAATTTTGAAGCTCGTGTAATGGTTCCTTTCTGGGATAAAGTGGTCAAACGTAAACCCGGCAATCTAGCTCAGCCTTGGGATAAGGACACCGTTAGTGGTCTAGGAGATATGGTCTTTATGGGCCGCTATGCTCTTATGACTCAGCGTGAGGGGGATTGGTTAAGCTTTTCAATCGGAGCTGGTGTCAAGTGTCCTACCGGGGATGCTGATCATGAAAATGATCAGCCGTTTAGTAAGATGTACGAGTACCTTGGACCAAGCGCACAGCTTGGAACTGGATCATGGGATCCTAAATTCGAAATAGGTGCTACTAAAATGTTTGGCCGCTCCCGTGTTGATGCTCACATGATGTACACCTTGGGCGGAGAGGGCGCACATCATTCCCGCAAAGGAAATCAACTCAACTACGACCTTGGATATGGGTATTCTTTGAATCAGTATTTTGATTTGGAACTGGAGCTTAATGGAGTTGATCAGGATCGTGATATTCATGCTGGCTCAATTGATGACTCCACTGGTGGTCATACTATTTTTATTACTCCCGGTGTTCACTGGAAAATTACTGACAGGCTTAATTTAGCTGTTGGTGTGCCGGTTGTTGTTTATCGTGACCTTAATGGATATTCATCAACGCCTGACGCAAACAGTCGTTATGGCCTCGGTGAAGACTTTCAGGTTGTTACCAGACTGGGATTCTGCTTCTAAATTTTATTTGCTGTTATGATGAAAGGCGGCTGTTTCGGCAGTCACCAGCATTCTCCTTTCTCCACATGGGATATGGCGAGCCGTATAAACTAGCGCGGTTCGCCATTCCTATCTCTGGTATCATCTTCATATATACCAAACATATAGTGCCGGATTATACCAAAAGACCAGCCATATAACTGGACTGGTCTTTTTTAATGTAAAAAATTTCAGCTGATCAAGACGATTACAATTCAAGCAACAAACCAGCTACACGTACTTTCTCACCATATCCAGCATTAATATATGCCTTCCGGAAAGATTTTCGGAGCAACTCAGTACAGTTAACTAATGCGAAATAATCTGGCTGAGGAAGGTAGCTGTGCGATCAAACTGTGGATTCTTGAAAAATTCCTCAGGAGTGTTTTGCTCAACGATTTCTCCGGCATCCATGAATATTACGCGGTCTGCCACTGTGCGGGCGAAGCCCATTTCGTGGGTTACGCAGATCATGGTCATGCCTGAGCTGGCTAGATCGACCATAACGTCCAGAACTTCCTTGATCATTTCAGGGTCGAGGGCAGAGGTCGGCTCATCAAAAAGCATTGCTTTTGGGTTCATGCATAGGCAGCGGGCAATTGCAATGCGCTGTTGCTGACCACCGGAACATTGCCCTGGGTACTTCTTGGCAAGATGTTCAATTTTGACACGCTTAAGATATTCGTATGCCTGTTCTTCAGCTTGCTTGAGAGTTAATTTTCCCCTTATGGACCTCCTTCAGCTTCCCATGTATAAGATAATCTAATCCTTTTTCCAGATACTTCTTATATCGATTCATAAAGCTTGGAGAACTCATATGACTGAATTTCGCATGGAGACTGACAGCATGGGTGAGGTCAAGGTTCCAAAGGATAAACTTTGGGGGTCGCAGACTCAGCGTAGTTTGGAGCATTTCAGTATAAGTTGCGAACTCATTCCCCGTGAGATGATTAATGCTTATGCCATTCTTAAAAAAGGTTCGACTCTTGTTAACTTCGAGGCAGGGCGTCTTTCCCATGATATTAAGAATTTGATCGTTACAGCTTGCGATGAAATTCTGGGCGGAGGTCACGCCGACATGTTTCCTCTGCATGTTTGGATGACCGGAAGCGGCACTCAGTTCAACATGAATGTCAACGAGGTTATTGCTAACCGTTGTTCCCAGCTTGCAGGGGAGTCACTTGGTTCAAAAAAGCCTGTCCATCCTAACGATCATGTGAACATGTCCCAATCTTCCAACGATTCCTTTCCTGCTGCCATGTGCATAGCCGCTGCCATTGGGACGGCACACAGCCTTATGCCTGCCTTGGTGAATTTGTGTCATGGATTGGCTTCTAAAGCTGAAGCTTGGAAAGATATTGTCAAAATCGGTCGTACTCACCTTCAGGATGCCACCCCTTTAACTTTAGGGCAGGAATTTTCCGGTTACGCAGTTATGCTTGAAGATGACGCCAAGCGTATTTATTCTGCTCTGGATGGTGTTTACAAATTAGCACTTGGCGGTACTGCTGTAGGAACAGGCATCAATGCTGTTCCGGGATTCGATATAGAGGCCGCAACCAAAATTGCAGAACTTACGGAATTACCCTTTGTCACAGCTCCAAACAAATTTGCCGTCCAAGGCGGTCACGATGATCTTGTTCATCTTTCCGGTACCTTACGTACTCTTGCGGTATCGCTTTATAAAATTGCTAATGATATAAGGCTCCTCTCCTGCGGTCCTCGCGCTGGATTTTACGAGTTGATTATACCCTCCAACGAACCGGGATCATCCATTATGCCCGGCAAGGTTAACCCAACTCAGTGCGAGGCTATGGCTATGGCAGCCGTACAAGTAATGGCTAATGATGTGGCTGTGGGCATGGGAGGGGCGGGTGGTTATCTGGAAATGAATGTTTACAAACCGCTCATGATTCATAACATTATGCAATCGATAAGAATTATGTCCGACTGCATGAATAATTTTCGTAAATACGTTGTGGAAGGTATGGTCCCCAACAAAACGAAAATAGCCGACTATGTAGAACGTTCGCTTATGCTGGTGACTGCGCTCAGTCCGGTTATAGGATATGACAAGGCTTCGGAAATAGCCCATCACGCTATGGACAAAGATCTTTCACTGAGGCAGGCGGCTCTTGAACTAGGGTATGTGAGCGAAGCCGAGTTCGATCGCATTGTCGATCCTGTGAAAATGACGCATCCATAAGTTATCAAGGGGTGAAGCGGAGCCGGAGAAGCTTATTTTAGGGTAATAAACATTAAGATTGTGCAGAGACGCTACCCATTAATACTGGACATGATACCTGAAAGATTGCATTTATTTAATTTTTAAAATTTATAATTATACAAATGAAGACGATGTGTTTTAAGGTCAGTTTTGTGTTATCTGAATTTCGATGCTCGGAATTGTACAGGTTAATAGTAAGTCTGGCTGAGTATTCAAAAGTCTCTTCTTAAAAGAACTATCTTATGAGTATTCCTAAAAATTTGCATTTTTGTTGGTTTGGCTCCAATGATATCAGTGCGATAAATGAACAATGTGTTGAGAGCTGGAAAAGGTTTTTACCTGATTGGAAATTTTATTTTTGGAACGAAAATAAATATGATTTAGATAAAGATCATTATGCAAAACTTGCATACCATGCAAATCAGTTTGCCTTTGTGTCTGACTCAGTAAGGCTTAATGTTTTATATCAATACGGCGGCGTTTACGTGGATATGGATATGGAAATTCTTCAAACATTAAATCCACTATTGCATCTAAACTGTTTTTTAGGATTTCAAGATGTCTGTAAAAATGAAGATTGGGTTAACAATGCAATAATGGGCTCAGCCCCCCAAAATCCTTTTTTGTTAGACATAAAATCCGTTGCGCTTGAGTCCATACGGGAAAATAATTATTTTTTACGTTCGCCACAGTCAACAACAAATGTTCTTTTGTCCTATGGCCTGCAAAACTATGAAAACCAAACATTGCGTGATGTTTCTATCTTCGAGCAAGATTACTTTTACCCTAGTCCCTATGGAGTAGATGTAGACAGAAATTATATAACACCCAATTCTATGACGTTACATCATTGGGAAGGGGCTTGGTGCAAATAAAAAATAAAGACCAGCTCTGGAAACAGAGCTGGTCTTAGCTAATCAATTAACAAATGCGTTGTACGCATTTGCCTACTTTTGCAGGGCAATTAGTAATTGGCCATAAACTCCCAACTATTGAGGAGTTACGTCTTTAATTGCATTTCCAGTAACCTTTGAGACTGGAATTGGAGTATAGTCAGAGCGAGTAAAGTCTAGCTTTTTAAGGTCAACCGCTCTTAAGGTCTGGTCGTTGTAGTCGCCAAAGTACAGCACGCGGTTGGTCAGGTCTTCAATTGTGAACCATTGAGTGTAATCTGCCATTTCTTCCTTAGGAGTTTTTTCGCGGCTGATTCCTTTCATTACGGTTACCTGCTCAATTAAGTGGCGTGCAAAAATAATCGCATCTTCGTCCTTCTCAGGCTGGTAAGCAAACTGTTTTAATATTGCGATTCGTACGAAACGAGAAGGAGGAGTGCAGTCACCAGGTAGTCCTAGTAAGCCAGAGCCGTTGCCCGTTCCGGACACATTCATGCCGTTAAGATTTAAATCTTTTTGTATCATCGGAGAAAGGTTTACGTAATTACGAAGGTTAGCCCACTGCATTGGCAGAGGTGGTTCATTGGTAAGAACACCAACTTTATTATCATAGAGGTTAAGTTTACCGTCGATCCACTCTGCCACCAAGCTGTTACCGGCAGGGTCATGTACAGTTATATGAAGCACAGGCATAGTGCCAAGCTCAGGGAGTTGATCAGCCCAGACAAGTACTTTAGGAAGATTTTTCTTTACTTCCTCTATAGTGCTGAAACTTCCGAGAATCCAATCCGGCACCAAAGTTATGTCTAATGCATGCGAAGCTTTACTTGCAGGGATGTTTTGGTAACCAACAGAAGGGAGCCATAATGCTTTAGCTGAAAGTCCTTTTTCGTTCATACCGTCTGTTGAAGCTGTAAGCCCAAGAATAGAAAATCCCACAAAGCCGTACCGCTGTTTCCACTGTAGTCCTTTCGCTTTGTTGGGCGCAGGGGAACTCCATTTTTTCCCGCGTGGGTATACTGTTACCTTGGCTTGATCATTAACAGCAAAGTCCATGGTGCGAGCATTTACGACAGTACCATCTTTTGCTTTGACTACAAAATCCGTACAGGCCATTGCCGGTGCAGCGAATATTAGTATCGCTAAACTAACTAAAACTATTCGAAATGTCATAATTTCTCCTGAATAAATAGGGTTATTATTTTTAGAAGATTAAATTCTATAATTATTTATTTCGAGTGTCGATTAGAAAATCAATTATTCTCCTAGTAGCACACAATCCTAAACAAGTTCATCGCGGCTGAACGGAGTGTGTTCTATCGAAGAGATTAACTCTTTAATTTCTTGAGAGAGATTGCTCTCATTAAGGTATGCAAGAGAAAAAGAAGCTATTGGTAATCCTCCATCGACTTTTATTTCTTGAAAAATATGTTTTCCTAGCTCGTCTTGCACTGTAAACCTCACCAAAATTGCTCCACCAAGATCCTGCAGAATAAATTGTTTAATAACGTCAGCAGTAATATTCTCCATCGCAATTTTAGGCGTAATGTCTTTATCTTTAAAATATTCATCGATTAAGCAGAGATTACGCTCAGGAATAATTAATGGGATCGAAGAAATTTCCTGCGGTTTGATTAATTTCTTACGAATATGTTTAGATCCTTGCAAAGCCACTAGGAGCATATCCTCAGAAAATAGAGGTATCTTTTTTATATGCTTATCCTCGTCCAGGCTCGCTGTAACAATAAAATCAAGCTCGTTTGTCTCAAGTTTCTTAATTAATTGAGGCGTATAATCTAAAATAATTTTTACTTTCAGCTTCGGTTTTAGCCTCTTAATTATAACGATCAGCTTTGGAAGAATATATTTGGCAAGAATATAGTGCGCACCTATAACGACTTCCCCTTTGTGCGAGTTCATTATTTTATCAATTTGCAGCTCAAGTGTCTCTGCTTCATTGAAAACCTTCTCTGCCTGCGCATAAATTTTTTTAGCATCTGGAGTCAGCTTAATAAAATTTCCTTCGCGAACGAGCATCCTGATTCCGATCCAACGTTCCAGTTTTTTAATTTGCATCGTAACTGCTGAAGGAGTCACAAATAGTGCTTCTGCCGCTTTAGATACACTTTTATATTTGGCTGCAAGATAAAAACTGCGCAGTTGATTAAGATTTATTCTCATTATTTCTCTATAAAAAAATTGTGACAACTATTTTCAGCATCTTAGAAATTACGTAAATTATGTTCATTTTTTTTACAATTATTTTGAAACGATATCTCATTAAAACAATTGCAATGCTTGTTCTTAATTACACAATCACTAAAGCGGATTAAGTAAAAGTTAAAACTAGATCATTTTAATTGCCTTGTACACAGTCTTCAAAATAGGCATTAATTCTTTTATTCACAATGTGTCAAAAGCTGTAAGAGCTTATAAAAAAAGATTAAAATTGTATGGAGGTTTAATATGAGTGCAACTGCACCACCGAGCGAAACACCGTTAGTACAAAAAATAGGCTGGATTCTCTCCTTTGTAGTACCAGCTCTTATCCTTGTAACTGTTCATGGCGACGGATTGACCCATGCAATGGTTATATTTATGGCCATTACAGCGTGGGCTGTAATCTGCTGGGCTACAGAAATTCTTCCTGCCCCTATGGTCGGTATAATTCTTCCTACTTTATATTTTGCAACAAAAGTTGCTCCTCCGCAAGTGGCTCTTGGGAAAGCGTTCACAACAGTGATTCCATGGGCAATCATCGGTGCATTGCTTATCGGCCTTATGTCTTACAAAACAGGGCTTGCAAAACGACTTGTTTTGAAATGCATGGTCTCAACAGGTTCTTCATATCGCGGTTTATTCTTTGCCATGTTTGTAAGCGGTATGACCCTGACATTGTTGGTGCCTTCAGGAACTGCAAAAAGCACAATTATGTTGGCTCTGGGCGTTGGCGCTTGTGACGCTTTGAACTTGAAGAAGGGGTCACGAGAATCAACAGTCATAATGTTCGCTGCATTTCTTTCAGTCTGCGCACCCCGTTTTGGTCTTCTTACAGGCTCACTTGAAAATCTGGCTGTCACCAGACTTATGTCGTCCGTCACGGGTGCAACCGTTGGTTATGCTGACTACGCTATACAGAATTTTATTCCTGCAACTATTTACTGTGCTCTTTCCATGAGTTTGCTGTTATTTATGATTCCTGGAAAAGGGAAATTGGACAAGGAAGTACTATTAGCACAGTACAAAGAAATGGGCGCTATAACAAGAGGTGAATGGATTGCTGCTGCTATAGCTGTTCTTGCTGTTGTTCTCGCTGCTACTCAAAAATATCACGGTATCCCAACCATGTACTTGTTC is a window of Desulfovibrio sp. UCD-KL4C DNA encoding:
- a CDS encoding ADP-ribosylglycohydrolase family protein; amino-acid sequence: MDKNIVDRAAGAIMGAWIGDALGVGPHWYYDLSELRQDYGEWVDGYTAPKPGRYHEGLKAGQLSQSGVILKLMVSSLVESGSYDEADFCRRMDTELFPLLNGEPASGPGGYTSQSIREAWRRRVEQKLPWGETAGHADTTEAIERTLAIGVRYSLDLSRLASFVSNNAALTQFDDVVLSMTVAYSSVLAMLIQGNRLEPDISDKLMNLVKDGTLPFHAVTRKGLKPPQPGDPDPPRAGRFASPDALLSPGYMAMAATDPDIKIEPAWKVSIVYGMPCAIYHMLPAAYYLASRFRNDFESAVLHAINGGGQNQVRAILTGSLVGAQVGLSGIPSRFLEQLEGGEELQNLAIRLAEQAAQLKSN
- a CDS encoding class III extradiol ring-cleavage dioxygenase, with product MSTQKYEHTVLYISHGAGPMPILGDGRHEELVENLKLLSAKIKKPSAIIVVSAHWEENVPTITASGNPSLLYDYYGFPEAAYDIAYPAMGHPPLAQSIHEALVAGGIESRLDTERGFDHGMFIPLKIMYPEADIPCVQVSLVKDLAPAIHIALGEALSTIEHENMLILGSGFSFHNMKAFFAPETSETRGWNEAFERWLIETCADKELDEKARIARLLNWESAPHARYCHPREEHLLPLHVCYGAANRSSSECFELEIFGKKGSTYLW
- a CDS encoding ABC transporter ATP-binding protein codes for the protein MKNTVLKLQNLSAGYNEENIIRDISFEVGAGEIFALVGESGSGKSTVLKSIMGLPSNGVRTSCGSIIFNDLNMAELSTEQRRKLLGKKMCTVFQNPATSLNPIRKIRSQFLDSMRSHKQIETQEALVVMRTVFSKLGLGDADRVLECCPFELSGGMCQRIAIALAMVMEPVLILADEPTSALDVMNQRQVIEEFLILREECGASIILVTHNIALASQIADRVAIMHRGEIVEYGLTKQVLTSPQHAYTKKLISDVPRIRKVLPAHNFTSELLEVSSVTKRYSIAERTIDAVQDIGFTLARGEVLGIVGESGSGKSTLSRQLLQLEKTDEGSIQYEGDEITAMSRKKLRTLYRRAQMVFQIPLTSFDQNKRIRVTMRDAVRNLTDRKTKHTADMYINELMNRVGLDSDLADRFPWELSGGQCQRAAIARALIAKPELLICDEATSALDVSSQARIVDLLRFLVQDSDMSMIFISHDIALVSGLCNTMMVMKNGRCVEYGSVEKITTTPENQYTIELLKASSFH
- the fumC gene encoding class II fumarate hydratase, with translation MTEFRMETDSMGEVKVPKDKLWGSQTQRSLEHFSISCELIPREMINAYAILKKGSTLVNFEAGRLSHDIKNLIVTACDEILGGGHADMFPLHVWMTGSGTQFNMNVNEVIANRCSQLAGESLGSKKPVHPNDHVNMSQSSNDSFPAAMCIAAAIGTAHSLMPALVNLCHGLASKAEAWKDIVKIGRTHLQDATPLTLGQEFSGYAVMLEDDAKRIYSALDGVYKLALGGTAVGTGINAVPGFDIEAATKIAELTELPFVTAPNKFAVQGGHDDLVHLSGTLRTLAVSLYKIANDIRLLSCGPRAGFYELIIPSNEPGSSIMPGKVNPTQCEAMAMAAVQVMANDVAVGMGGAGGYLEMNVYKPLMIHNIMQSIRIMSDCMNNFRKYVVEGMVPNKTKIADYVERSLMLVTALSPVIGYDKASEIAHHAMDKDLSLRQAALELGYVSEAEFDRIVDPVKMTHP
- a CDS encoding transporter; the protein is MNKISLLLTVCALVLLLGFPHNSYAETQVNENNNIEKSSKDNAKAKKVMKKKGIMDKCIGLVNMSNGIVLPKGKFVTNIKYRYVHKDSLYDGSHKMNGNYGGKYSRINQSVQLTAKAGLFKNFEARVMVPFWDKVVKRKPGNLAQPWDKDTVSGLGDMVFMGRYALMTQREGDWLSFSIGAGVKCPTGDADHENDQPFSKMYEYLGPSAQLGTGSWDPKFEIGATKMFGRSRVDAHMMYTLGGEGAHHSRKGNQLNYDLGYGYSLNQYFDLELELNGVDQDRDIHAGSIDDSTGGHTIFITPGVHWKITDRLNLAVGVPVVVYRDLNGYSSTPDANSRYGLGEDFQVVTRLGFCF
- a CDS encoding glycosyltransferase family 32 protein — protein: MSIPKNLHFCWFGSNDISAINEQCVESWKRFLPDWKFYFWNENKYDLDKDHYAKLAYHANQFAFVSDSVRLNVLYQYGGVYVDMDMEILQTLNPLLHLNCFLGFQDVCKNEDWVNNAIMGSAPQNPFLLDIKSVALESIRENNYFLRSPQSTTNVLLSYGLQNYENQTLRDVSIFEQDYFYPSPYGVDVDRNYITPNSMTLHHWEGAWCK
- a CDS encoding 4Fe-4S binding protein — translated: MNLEGIYETIAKIGHLTCTTLKDATMYSRIIGFCGSDNDGIYFLTMTVKPFYRQLKANPQVSLCGIYPSARKEGKNKVGQPYTRPGFFLRITGEAREITQDEVHEKAASGSELHKYALEDIERYPAMRLFCIFKGKGELYDYDFEMENRDHKLLRERFAFGGETFNTSGARIDPAKCIACGECFEVCSFKAIEPGDVYRVRNERCDECGSCILACPHEAIDLPMTL